Genomic DNA from Bifidobacterium sp. ESL0769:
TCGATCGTATAGCGGGCCAGCGTTGGGGCGTCATCGAGTGCGAGATGGCATTGCTGTTGAATCCACGCGTCGGCCTCGTAAGGAGTGCGCTCACGCGTCCAGGAATCTGTATAAATATTGCCGTTGCACGCATCGATAGTGTCAGCGCAAAGCTTCCAGACGACGTTCAGAGTTTGATCTGAAGAGCGGAAATCGGCGTCATTCGCGGTCTTTGGATAGACCAGCGCCGAAGCTTCGACTTCAAGCTGTCCTGAATTAAATAGTTTGGTCACATCCACATCGAAGGCATTCATGCCTTGAGATTCAAGGTTATCTTCGCCATCTCGCCCATGGACTTGGATATTCCATGAAGTTGGCTCAGCCATATCACAAGAATCGTGGTCATCGAGGTCAGCGCCAATACTGGCATGAAGCTCGACATAGCGGAACACACGCATCCCCCACGTCTCAAGCGCATCGTCGGCTCCGTTCCGGCTTTCATTGTTCCCCTCGCCTCTTTTGACATGCCAGCGATCTTCATAGACGTTGGAGGTGTCGAGATGATATTTGACAGTTCCGTCGTCATTGCGAACCTCGCCATATCTGATGTCCAATTCCAGCGATTTCAAGAAATGCGAACGCACCCGCACACCGCCGATTTGCACACTACCGAAATCAAGTACCACTCCCCCGTCCGGCAAAGCTGAAACGGCAACCGGATTCCGGTGACGCAGCTGCAATTTATCGGTCGGAGTCGGCTCAAGTCTTATGAAATCCGGCTTTTCAACGGCGTTGGACCATGCTGAATCGTCAAAACCGGGTTCATCGAAACCAAACGGATAATATCGCGAATCAATGTTTTCTGCCGGCGCCTCGAAATACTGTGTTCCTATCGAAGCGCTGTCTGGATAGACACGGGTGCCAAGCATCGTCTTCCAGCTGGAATCAGTAGTATAATGGCGCACTTCGCCATCGACAAATTCGACATCAAGCTGGGCTGCAAAACGTTGGTCTTCAAGCGTGTATGCAAGCACAGCAAGCGTATTGGCTCCGGAATGCAGCAAAGCCGTGACATCGTAGCCATCCACACGAGCTTCATCACCAATCGGGAACACAGGCCCACAGCCCACAAACGAACCGTTCGCCCACATCCGATAGATAAACTGCCGGGCTGGACGGGTTGAAGATCCCGTCGCATACAACGTCGCCCACAATATCGGCTTATCAAGCAACGTGATTTCGGTGCGCAGAAAAACCCAACCGCGCGAGTTTCCCGCATTTTCGGGAATTCCTGAAACATCGGCCCAAATCGGCGTCGCCCACCATCGCGAACCCGGCCATGCGCCGAAAGTTACAGGAGCAGCCCATTCAGAGTCGCCATCAATATCGGTGTCTAATTTTTCGGTACCATCTTTAAGATTGTTGGCATCCTTCGCATCCGGCTCAGACATGATATTCCGAGAAATCGTTCCAGTTTCGACAATTCTGGGCTTGTTTCGTGCACCAGCTTTCACAGATTCTACGGCGCCATGCCACAAACGAACCGATGCCCAATATCTCTGGCCCAGTTCCAACGGTACCTCAACCAAAGGAACGCCTTCGAAACCATCGTCAAGCACCTTGCCGCTATCCCAAATATCGCCAACACAAGCCGCAGCCTTTGCCGAAGTGCTTGCGACAACGATTTGATAGGCCACAACGTTACCGACGTCGGTGTTATCGCCGCTTTCTCGCCATCGAAGTACGGGAGCGGAATCGCAAGTCAAATCGACCGGATTTACCCTGTCGTTAATCAGAATTTGTATCACAAAATCACACTTCCTTGTGCAGATTCGGAATTTGCGTCAAATGCAGCAAGACTATTGAAAACGCCTTATACTCCAAAGGCTTACTATCAGTACCGAGGTATGCCATCATTGCCAAACCCGCTCATTGCCGGTAATCGCTCATCGACGAGAACAGGCCGGACATGCCGCCGCTGTTGCCGGCAGGCTTTTCGCTGTCTCCGGTGTAGAGCTCGATCAGTTTTTTGTCGCCGGACTCGCGGGCCAGCGCCTCAAAGAGCACATCCGCCTGCCAGCGCGCCGAAGCCCAGACGATATACCAGATGATGCCGGTGAACAGCAGGCCGGTGATGATCGGCGAACTCGCCATTCCCCAGAAGTAGCCGAAGACGGCAATGCCGCTGATCACGATCATATAGATTCGCCGCGCGGAAAGCAGCACACCATTTTTGACGACCGCATACCACTTTGCGTTCGGATATTCCACCACGAGCACGAGCGAAACCAGCAGTGATTGGATGAGGAAAATGATGCAGATGGAAAGGACCGGCACCATCAGGGCACCGAAACCAAGCTTCATCATGATCTGCATCGAATAGGAGAACGTGAAGATGAAGAACCCGTAAATCGCCCCCTGCACGATTGCGCGAGGCAGCAGACGGATAAAAGCCCGGAAATACGGGCGAATGCAGGCCGCGCTGTCATCCGGCGGAACATAAGGGCCGGCAATCCAGTCGGGCGGACGATAGCCTTCGTTCAACATACGAACTCGGCGCTTGCTGGCCCGCCCGAATAACGTCGGCTGGTCACGGAAAAGCGCGAAACCGGCGGCGATGCCAGGAGAACTTAGGACCAGTGCTAGGGTCAGAGCCGGGTAATAGTCCAGATTCTGAACCACCACCCAGATGGCAATCAGAGGAACAATGCCGACGAAAATGCACCATCCGGCCATCAGCAGGACATAGACGCTGTTGGCTATCAGGCCGAAAGCGTTACCAAGGTTGTGATTTTTGCCGTTGGACGTTGACGCCATCACGCACTTCCCTTCGTCTTGGGTTATGGAACGTTCCGGAATACCTCATTCGCAACGTCCTAATGGTTATCGCTTTGCAGTATTTATTATCGATATTTATGCAATAAATACGGCAATACGAAACCACTGAAATACAGAAATAATGACGAAAATCCGATGCGTGCCTCGCAATGACATCACTGCAAGCAACACACATCGGATTTTCACCTTTCACGAAACCGGCAAAATCAGCCCTTCATACCGGAGGTTGCGATGCCTTCGATGAACTGCTTCTGGCCGATGAGGAAAACGATGATGATTGGGAGCACCGAGATGACGGAGCCGGTCATGATCATCGCGTAATCCGCGTTGTACTGGGAGATGAACTGCTTCAAGCCGATCTGGATGGTCCACAGGTTTGCGGAGCGCAAGTAGATCAACGGGCCCATGTAGTCGTTCCAAGTGTTGGTGAACGTGATGATCGCCAACGCCGCGATGGACGGGCCGGAAAGCGGAAGCACGATCTTCCAGTAGATGCCGAACTCGCTCAGGCCGTCCAGACGAGCCGCTTCCGACAAGTCCTCGGGTATCGTGTCATAGAACTGTTTCATCATGAACACGCCGAACGCGCCGAACGCCTGCAGCAAGATGATTGACCAACGGGTGTCGGAAAGGCCGACGGCCGCAATCATCTTGAACTGCGGAATCATGTAGGCCTGCCACGGCACAGCCATTGTCGCGATGTAGACCAGGAACAGGGCGTTGTGGCCGCGGAACGGAATCTTCGAAAAGCCGTAGGCGGCGAACGAACCGGTGAAGACCTGCAGCGCGGTGACGATGATCGCGAAGAACAGGGTGTTCAAGATCCACGTGGTCATGTTGGACTTCGACCAGATGGCCAGGTAATTATGCCATTGCCACGCCGAGGGGAACCACTTGATCGGGACCGTATAAACTTCGTTGTTCGGCTTCAGGGACGAAAGCACCATCCAGAAGAACGGCAGCAAAGTGAACGCGGCCACCGCAATCATGGCGAGATAACCGACGATCGTGCCGATGATTTTAAGCGGGGATTTGGGTTTCTCGTTGAAGGGGATCTCGGGCGCCGCGGCACCGGCCTCAGCCAATTGAGGAGCTACTGCTTGCGTAGACATATTAGTTCTCCTTCGAATTGTTGTACCAGAACTGAATCAGCGTGACCACCATGCAAATGAACAGCAGCACCAGAGAAACTGCCGACGCATAGCCGTAATCGCCGTTGTCGAAAGCCACCGAGTAGATGTACTGGGCGAGCACTTCCGTGGTCGTTCCAGGCCCGCCATCGGTCATGATCAATGTCAGATCCAAGATCTTGAACGAACCGATGGTTAACGTGACCATGACGAAGAACAGCGTCGGGCGCATGCACGGCACGGTGACGTGCCAGAAGCGCTTCCAGCCGTTCGCACCATCCAACTCGGCCGCTTCATACAACTCGCTGGGAATCGTCTGCAGGCCGGCCAGCAGAAGAATCATGTAGTAGCCGACTTCGCGCCAGGTGCCGACGATGATGACCGCGGGCATTGCCCACTTGGTGGAACCGAGCCATCCGGGCACGTTGCCGTCGCCGACAAAAAGCTTCAGGAACTGGTTGATCGGGCCGGACTTCGGGTCGAAAAGCATGGCCCAGACCTGCGCCGCTGCCACCATGGAAGTGACATACGGCATGAACGCGACCGTGCGGAAGAAGCCGCGGCCTTTGAGTTTGGAGTTCAGCAAGACCGCCAGGCCGAAGGCGATTGCCAACGTCAACGGAATGTGGACCAGCGAATAGTAGAACGTGTGCCAAACGGTCTGCCAGAAGATGCGGTCGTGGATCAGACGCACCCAGTTGACCAGGCCGTTGAACACCGGCATACCGAACGCGGACCACTTGGTGAACGCGATGTAGAACAGCGAAAGCACCGGGACCAGCGTCAGCAGGATGAAGCCGATGAAGTTCGGCGAAATGAAGATCAACCCATTGCGAAGGTTACGATGCGAGATCGCCTTCGCATCCATCCTCCCGCCTTTTTGTCGTTGCGGTTCCGGCGGTTGGTCGTGTGCCTCGACGGCACCCGCCTCCCCTACCGCGGCGAGATCGGCACCCACCTCGGCAATATCCGAACTAGAAGAATCCGACATCGCTGCCTCCTCCTTGAATATGCAGCCAATGTGCGCAAGCCGCCGACCGCTTCGTCGAAGCAGGCTTGCCACATTTTATTATTTATTACTTATTATTATTTATTACTACTTTTCGATAATTCTTGCTATAAAAATTGAAGACCGACGAGCCCTTATCCGGCAACCAAACCTGCCAACCCGATACGGACCTGCCGGTCTCCTTGTTTAATACAGCTCAGACTCAGTTGCTGCTGAGCACGCCTTGGTTCTTGACATCCTGCTGGCACTGGTTGATGGCCGCATCGGGCTTCGAGGTGCCGGTAAGTATCGAGGAGTTCATGGTCTTGAGCAAGGTCTGAACCGTATCGGTGGCGTCGCTGACAGGAGCTTCGAGCTTCATGTCGAACTTCGACCAGGCATCCTTGGATTCTTGATCGGTGGCCATGCCATCGGCCGCGAAGAAGTCCTTGGTGACCTTGTCGTTGATGTAGGCAGGGGTCGTGGTGAGCTTGGCGAGCACATCCGCGCCGCCTTCGCCGACGGCCCATTCAACGAACTTCTTGGCCGCCGCGGCCTTCTGACCGGTGGACTTGGCCGAAACCATCAGACCGGTCGGGCTGCCGAAGGTGACCGGGGTGGAAGGAATCTTCTTGCTCGGGTTCTGCGGAACCGGAGCCATGCCCCAATCGAACTTCTGCGCATCGCCGGTCTTCTGCTGGCTCAGGAACGAAGCGGCATACCACGTGCCCATCGGCATCATGGCAGCCTTCTGTGTGCCGAACTGTGCCTGATACTGCACCTTGTTGGTGAAGGACGTGTTGTAATTGATGGTCAACTTGTCATCCTGCCACTTCAACGCGCGCTGATAATAAGGCTTCATATAGCCGAAATCGCCCTTGAGGTAGGTCTTCTCGGCGGGCTGGCCGTTCTGGGCAAGTGCGAAGGACTGAACCAGGGACTGCCAGTTGTGCTGGTACATCGGGTAGACGGAATTGGCGTCATAGCCGGCAGCGGGGAGCTTCTTCTTCAGCTCTTCGCCGGCCTTGGTGTAATCATTCCACGTCCAGGTGGCATCGGGGGTCTTGACCCCGGCCTTCTTGAACATGTCCTTGTTATAGAAGAGAACCCAGTGATCGGCGCGGTACGGCAGCGCGTAATATTTGCCGTCCTTGGTCTTGTACATCGAATCGTCGAAGCCCTTGTGATCGGCGTACTTCTTGGCGATATCGCTGACATCGGCCAAACCGCCGGACTTGGCGTACGTATCGTACTTCACGGTGTTCTTCAGCGGGAAGACGTCGGGCTGCGCACCGGCGGAGATATCGGCGGTAAGCTGCTTGTCGTAATCGTCTGCGCTGTATTCCTTGAGCTTGATTGTTACGTTCGGATATTCCGCTTCGAAACCGTCGACAAGCTTCTGGAACTCGGGGGTCATCTTCAGCGACCAACCACCCATGGTGATTTCGGTTTTCGCGTTCTTATCAAATGCATTGGCATCAGAGGCACCGCTCTTTTGCGCGCCGCCACCGCCACCGCAGCCCGCGAGAAGCATTGCGAGTGCGGAGACCGCCGCCAAGGCGCCTACTGGACGTGAGACTTTCATATTCAAATCCTTTCTTCAAGGCTTCCTCGCCTATCACAAAAGACTAACGTTCTACATTGGTGTAGCTCGCTTTGTCCTTCATTTTTGAGAGTACACAAATGGCAACAAGGAAATTGTTTGTTGCCATTATTTGTCAGATTAGACTAGATAATATTACTAAATATTTATCTGCGAAAGCTTGAAAATCCGCCGATACGTTGGTTTTAAGCTTTGAGCTTGCCCTGCTTTTCTCCACAATCGGACGTCAAGCGCTGCTAGGCTCGAAGGGAGGGGATGGCAACAGCATTCGTGTTTGGTACCACGGAAGCGGATTCATCCAAACCGATAATTTCTCCCTTTAAACAGGGCAAACGAAGCATCGGACAGATAGCAAAGGAGTGTCAGCCCATGGCAGTAATCGACGACGGAACATCACCACAACAGAATCCAGTTATTGGCTTACATCCGATCGAGCCATCTACACAACAAAATCAGGTAATTGGGTTACCCACGACCGACCCATCACTGCAACAAAACACGCAAGGCTATCTTTCGCCGGTGACCCATGAACCAAAGCAATTGTGGACGGCGACCAGCGGGGATTTGACCCAACGCCGGGAACGTCTTGAGACGCCCGTGCCCATAGCCGAATCGGGCAATGCGACCACCGTAGTCATCGACCCGACCCGGCAGTATCAGCTTTGGGAAGGAGCCGGCGCGGCCATCACCGATTCCAGCGCTTCTCTTCTGATGAACAGCATGAACGCCGAACAGCGCCACGCCATCCTCGAAGAGATGTTCAGCCCCGAGCAGGGTGGCTTCTCGTCGGTGCGCATTTCCATCGGTTCCTGCGATTTCGTAAGCCAAAAGTATTACAGTTACGACGACTTGCCGGAGGGCATCGGCACGGACCCGAACCTTGATTACTTCTCCATCGGCACGGGCGCTCCCGGCGCTCCGGATGCCACCAAAGATCTCAAGAACATCATTCCCGTGTTGCAGGAAATCATGGCCATCAACCCTGCCGTCAAGGTGATGGCTTCGCCGTGGAGTCCGCCGGCATGGATGAAAACCAACCGCAAATTCGAAGGCGATGGCAGGCTGCGGCTCGGCGAATACTGCGGCAACGGCTATCGTCGGCAGGACACGGTGGATTTCGTTTACGCTCAATATTTCGTCAAATTCATCGAAGCCTATGCCAGCTATGGCATTCCGATCACCTCGGTGACCATGCAGAATGAACCGAGCAACTCGCCGCAGTGGCCCATGGCCATCTGGACGCCCGAGGAGCTGGCAAAATGGGGCAGCGAATATCTGCGGCCCTGCCTCGACGCCACGTTCCCGGACGTCGAGATCTACTTCGGTGACGACGGCCTGCGCTTCTTCCAGCGCCCGGTGAGCGACTACATGACATTGGCCGAGGCTCAGGCGTTCGCGGGCGTCGCTTTCCACACTTACTCAGGCCTGCCCAAGTGGGTGCTCAACGGCACACGCCAGTTCCCGGGATGGAAAGCCGCAATGAGCGAGCGCCGCTGCATGCTTGACGAGACGGTTGACGAGGCCAGCCACGTGATGTTCGGCGAAATCGGCACCGGCCTGGTGCGCAACAACGTCGGGCTCATCAACCTGTGGAACATCGCGCTGGACGAGCAGGGTTTCCCGAGCTACGCCAGGACGCGTGGCCGCCGCGGGGTCATCACCATCGATTCGAAAACTGGCAAGGTCAAGCGCAACCTCGAGTACTTCATGCTGCGCAACTTCGGCCAGGACGTGTGCCCCGGTTCCCGGCGCGTGGCCTCCACCAACCACACCCCCGACGGACGGCACGGCGGCTTGGGCTCGGTCGCGTTCATCGAGCCGAACGGACGCGGCTTTGCTGGCTTCCTTTACAATCCGACCGAAGAACCGATTGAGGCGGCAGTCACCTTCGCCGGAGAAGGCGCCGCCTGGCGTCACGTCACCGTTCCCGCCTACGGCACCGTGACTTTCCATTTGTCCGATTCGCCGATCAACACCAGCTCGGTGCCCGCAGATGACGATTTCAAGATCACCTACACCCCTCACCCCGCCGATGACCACGACGAGCGCATTTTCTAATCGCTAAGTCACCGCTAAACGACCGCAAAGCGCCACCTCCCAATCTAAAGGAAGTCGGCGCTTTGTTTTAAATCGTTCCTAGTCGTTACTAACGTATTTATACGTTAGTAACGAGAAGAACTTTTGTCAAATTTTCAACATATTTCTGTAAATGTAAGATGATTTATTATATCAGTAAGATATATAAAGTATTTATACTTTATATATATCTTAATTATTTGTCAAATAATTTGCGTGTTGCCAACATTATTTTGATTTATTCATGTCTTTAAGACTGATTGATAAAGTACTTGTACTTTATCAATATACTAATCGTTTGTCAAATTATGGCGTGTGGGATAGTATTGAAGAATGGTTGCGCAATACGTTTTTTATAAAAAGAAAAACAGCAAGGAAGTATCCGACGCTGTGAAGGAAGAGAGCGCCGCTTTCAATAACGTATTGAGCTTTTCCGCAATCAAAACAATTTACAATAACCTTCAGAAACGTCAGTTCTTACTTCAAAAGGTATCTTTTGCGGGATTCAGGGATTATCTAGTCTCCCCCGAAGCGAATCTGTTCGAGGAATTGCGAATATCCAAGAAAGACAAAGAGGCCGACACCGTCAGGCTGATTCCCAGAAACGAACCAGTTTCTCCGTACGCCATAGCACTCTCGCTTTCCGGACGCACGTATATCTCCCATTATTCGGCTCTGTATCTCAATGATCTGACCTTGAATGTTCCTAAACCCATCTATGTCAAAAAGAAAAGGACGAAAGCCAAAGTATCCGAGCGAAACACGGAGCTGTCGCAATCTCAAATAGACAAGGCATTTTCGACTCCGGCAAGAATGACCAACAACATATACACATTCGAATACGACGGCAGACCGTATGAAGTCTACTTGCTGGATCAATCCGCAACCGTAGATAAAGGCCTTACCGAGATGCAAGTGCCGAACGCCCCTTCAGAAATTTCCGTAAGCGGCGTGGAAAAGACACTTGTCGAATGCACCGTGAAACCGGACTATTCAGGCGGCGCGCAAGAGGTACTGGAAGCTTTCGCGAGAGCCAAGGGCGAGCTAAAAGTACTCAGAATGATGCAATTGCTCGACAACGGCCAATACCTGTTCCCGTATGGAAAGAACATACTTTTTTACATGGATAGGGCAGGCTATTCGGAACAGCAGAAAAATCTTGTTGCCAGCAGATTGGATCCAGACAAGAAAAAATTCAACATGTATCTGCAAAAGAATATGCGCGACAAGCTGTTCGACTCCGACATTGGGGTCTATTATCCGAAAGGACTAGGTGCTGCATGACGACTGAGGAACTGACCAACCAGGAAATCATCGCGAAGGCCCTGTCCGCCTTGTTCTCGATAGACGAGTTTGCCGGCAGAATCGCTTTGCACGGCGGGCAAGCGCTGATTGCGCACAATATCAGTCATCGTGCGTCTCAGGACATCGATCTTTACGTTGAAGAAAATTCGATTACTGAGCAGGAAAGAACACTCATAGAAGAGGCGCTGAAGGAACAATTCAATGATTCCAGTATGGAGGTCAGAAACACCAAACTGGACCATCTGCCTAGTAAAACAGAGCCGAAAAGACTCGCAAGAATCGTCGTCAGAGTCGCCGATAAAACCGACTCAACCAACAAAAACCGACGAGCACCCGTCCGTCATTTCGGGGACACGAGAAGTCTCAAGATAGAAATTTCCCTCAACAATAGAATGTTTTGCCTGGACAAAATCAACTCCGATGGCGTTGAAATAGCGGTCTCGTCTCTGGTCAGAATAATTTACGAAAAAATGCTGTCATTGTGCCAGAACGCGCCAAGTTATCTGAAAACGAATTCTCGTGAATCCAACACCGGAAAAGGGCTGAGAGCCAAGGATCTCTTCGACATGTCATCGATTCTTCGTTCAAGGCCCGAAACAGGAACCGAGATAATCCAAGCCAATCAGATCATCTTCTTGAAAACGATGATGAAAGATATCGATGTGACTAAGAATGATTTTCTAACGTTAAAGCAAGATCTCGATGATTACAGCGAGCGATACAACGAAGAATACAACAATATGAGCAGAGACCAAGTTCCGCTTGACGAGCGCATTGACTTCACAGATGCAAAAGCTTGCGTGCTGGAAGCGCTTAATGCAATATTGGGAGTAATTTAGCCACTACTAGTTAAAGCGAAGTGCCGCCTTCCTCTATCCAGGGAAGGCGGCACTTCGTCATATTCGCTCTAAAAAAGCACCCTTAGTCAGAGTGATGGGACGGTATATGTGTTGTTCTGGCGTAACCTTGCCCGAACGGACTCGAGTCTTTTATCTTTTTATTCGCTTCAAAAAAGCACCATTAGTCAGAGCGATGGGGACGGATATATGCGTTGCTCGACCGTAAAGACTCGGCCTGAGCGGCCCGGAGCGTGTCGAGCAATGTATATATTCGTCCCCATCGCGGCAGTCACTAAGAAAAATCACTCACCACTCGTGCATCGTGCCGTCCAGCAGCCTGTCAACCGGCAGCGGAGCCGGCTGGTACGGGTACTTGGCGGCAAGCTTCTCATCGAAGTCGACGCCGAGGCCCGGCTTGTTGCCCGGGTGCAGATAGCCATCCTTGAACGTGTACGAAGTATGGAAGACCTCGAGCGTCTCGTCGCTGTGCTTCATGTACTCCTGGATGCCGAAGTTCGGGATCGCGAGGTCAAGGTGCAGGTTCGCGGCCATGCCGACCGGCGAGACGTCGGTGGGGCCGTGGAATCCGGACTTGACGCCGAAGAGCTCGGCGAAGGCCATGAGCTTCTTCATGTGGGTGAGGCCACCGGTGTGGGTGACGGCCGAACGCACGTAGTCGATGAGCTGCTCCTCGATCAGGGTGATGTAGTCGGTCCAGGAGTTGATGATCTCGCCGATGGCGATTGGGGTGGTGGTGTGCTCGCGCACCAGGCGCAGGAACTGCTGGTTGTCCTCCGCAGGAGTGGTGTCCTCCATCCAGAAGAGGTCGTAGGGCTCGAGCGCCTTGCCGAAGCGGGCAGCCTCGATCGGGCGCAGACGGTGGTGGGAATCGTGCAGCAGGATGAGATCCTTGCCGTACTTGTTGCGCACCTCCTCGAAAACGCCGGGGATAGTGTTGAGGTAGGTGCGGGCATCCCAGACCTCCTCGACCGGAACGCTGGTGCGGCGCGCTGGCTCGTAGTCGTAACGCATACCCTTCTCGCCCTCACCGGTCTGCGCGTTGGCCGAAGCCGCGACACCGTAGGTGGAAGGAATGCCAGGCAGCGCATACTGAATACGCGTGGCCTTGAAGCCCATGTCTCGATACATATCAATCGAATCGAACAGGCTTGGCAAATCGGTGCCGGAGGCGTGCGCGTAGGTCAGGATGCCCTTGCGGGACGCGCCACCGAGCAGGTCGTAGACAGGAACGCCGAGCTTCTTGCCCTTGATGTCCCAGAGCGCCACGTCGACTGCGCTGATGGCGGCCATCGTCACCGGCCCGCGCTTCCAATAGGCACCCTTGTAGAGGTACTGCCACATGTCTTCGATGTTGTCCTCGTTCTTGCCGATGAGGGCGGGGGTGATGGTCTTCAGGTATTCCGCGGCGACCAGCTCACGTCCGTTGAGCGTCGCATCGCCCAAACCGACAATGCCGTCCGTCGTAGTGAGTTTGAGGACGACGAAATTGCGCCCCGGGCTCGTAACGAATACTTCGGCCTTTTCGATAGCCATATCGATTCCTTTCTATTGCGCAACTTGCGGCTTCCTTAACCGTGCGTTGCTGTTTACTTCCATTTAAATTTTGATAACCAAACCGTTTGTGCTGATATCGGCTCAACGCGACCAACCAGCTCCAGCCAATCCAATCGGTACAATCCGACCAACCAGCTCAACCGCCCCAAACCAAATCCCGCCAATTCACGACATCAGATGAGCCGCGGCAGCCCCAGTCACCTCGTCCATCTGATTGGCCACCTCATCGACGAACGCCGAAGAGCCGCC
This window encodes:
- the manD gene encoding D-mannonate dehydratase ManD → MAIEKAEVFVTSPGRNFVVLKLTTTDGIVGLGDATLNGRELVAAEYLKTITPALIGKNEDNIEDMWQYLYKGAYWKRGPVTMAAISAVDVALWDIKGKKLGVPVYDLLGGASRKGILTYAHASGTDLPSLFDSIDMYRDMGFKATRIQYALPGIPSTYGVAASANAQTGEGEKGMRYDYEPARRTSVPVEEVWDARTYLNTIPGVFEEVRNKYGKDLILLHDSHHRLRPIEAARFGKALEPYDLFWMEDTTPAEDNQQFLRLVREHTTTPIAIGEIINSWTDYITLIEEQLIDYVRSAVTHTGGLTHMKKLMAFAELFGVKSGFHGPTDVSPVGMAANLHLDLAIPNFGIQEYMKHSDETLEVFHTSYTFKDGYLHPGNKPGLGVDFDEKLAAKYPYQPAPLPVDRLLDGTMHEW